One Chryseobacterium wanjuense genomic region harbors:
- a CDS encoding acyl-CoA dehydrogenase, translating into MDFNLSEEQLMIQQAARDFAQNELLPEVIERDRDQKFPTEQVKKMGEMGLLGMMVDPKYGGAGMDSVSYVLAMEEIAKIDASAAVVMSVNNSLVCAGLEKFASEEQKVKYLTPLASGRVIGAFALSEPEAGSDATSQKTTAEDKGDYYLLNGIKNWITNGGTASYYIVIAQTDPEKKHKGINAFIVERGWEGFEIGPKEDKLGIRGSDTHSLMFNNVKVPKENRIGEDGFGFNFAMAVLNGGRIGIASQALGIASGAYELALKYAKTRKAFKTEIIHHQAIAFKLADMATQITAARMLCLKAAVEKDAGKDISESGAMAKLYASQVAMDTTIEAVQIHGGYGYVKEYHVERMMRDAKITQIYEGTSEIQKIVISRSIAK; encoded by the coding sequence ATGGACTTTAATTTATCAGAAGAACAGCTGATGATTCAGCAGGCTGCAAGAGATTTTGCACAAAACGAATTATTACCGGAAGTAATCGAAAGAGACCGCGATCAGAAGTTTCCTACAGAACAGGTGAAGAAAATGGGAGAAATGGGACTTTTGGGAATGATGGTAGATCCTAAGTATGGTGGTGCGGGAATGGACAGCGTTTCTTACGTTTTGGCAATGGAGGAGATTGCAAAAATTGATGCTTCTGCGGCTGTTGTAATGTCTGTAAACAATTCATTGGTATGTGCCGGACTTGAAAAATTCGCTTCTGAAGAGCAAAAAGTGAAATATCTTACGCCTCTTGCAAGCGGACGGGTAATCGGAGCGTTCGCTTTGTCTGAGCCTGAAGCTGGTTCTGATGCGACTTCTCAGAAAACGACTGCAGAAGACAAGGGAGATTACTATTTACTAAATGGTATCAAAAACTGGATCACCAACGGTGGAACGGCTTCTTACTATATCGTAATTGCACAGACGGATCCTGAGAAAAAACATAAAGGAATCAACGCATTCATCGTTGAAAGAGGTTGGGAAGGTTTTGAAATCGGGCCGAAAGAAGACAAATTGGGAATCAGAGGAAGTGATACGCACTCTTTGATGTTCAACAACGTAAAAGTACCGAAAGAAAACAGAATCGGTGAAGACGGTTTCGGATTCAATTTTGCGATGGCTGTATTGAACGGCGGTAGAATCGGTATTGCTTCTCAGGCTTTAGGTATTGCTTCGGGAGCTTACGAATTGGCGTTGAAATATGCTAAAACAAGAAAAGCTTTCAAAACAGAAATTATCCACCACCAGGCTATTGCTTTCAAATTGGCAGATATGGCGACTCAGATCACGGCGGCAAGAATGCTTTGCTTAAAGGCTGCTGTAGAAAAAGATGCCGGAAAAGATATCTCTGAAAGTGGAGCAATGGCAAAATTATACGCTTCTCAGGTGGCGATGGATACTACGATTGAAGCAGTACAAATCCACGGTGGATACGGATATGTGAAAGAATATCACGTAGAAAGAATGATGAGAGATGCAAAAATCACTCAGATCTATGAAGGAACTTCTGAAATCCAGAAGATTGTTATTTCAAGAAGCATTGCAAAGTAA
- a CDS encoding AMP-dependent synthetase/ligase yields MTIKRLFDIPQYALEKYPKPDMFVTKYQGEWKKTSTQEFINEGNKISRGLLKLGIKPGDKIALITTNSRTEWAIMDLGLSQIGVVSVPVYPSISPEDYEFIFTNAEIKYCFVSDKDLLNKVMKVKHNIPSLQGIFTFDNISGAANWKEILDLGEDDSTQIEVEDLANTINSEDLATIIYTSGTTGKPKGVMLTHHNIVSNILGSMPRIPKRKSLDYKDTRVLSFLPICHIFERMLFYLFQYNGFSIYFAESIEKMGENVKEVKPHYMSVVPRLVEKVYDKIYATGSSAGGLKQKIFFWALNLISKKKTVSKPSGLQEIIADKLVFKKWREGLGGEIITLVSGSAALSTRLNLMFQNAGIPILEGYGLTETSPVISVNSFEKMKIGTVGLPLDNLDVKIQEDGEITVKGPSIFKGYFKNDEMTKEVFTEDGYFKTGDIGHVDSDGFLQITDRKKEMFKTSGGKYIAPQTIENLAKASKFIEQIMVVGDGEKMPTALIQPDFEFAKSWAMRNNLNIGSTPQEIAKSPELKERIEKEMEGINEHLGNWEKIKKIELTPEVWSIDAGLLTPTLKLKRKAIKEKFIDLYNKMYEHHE; encoded by the coding sequence ATGACAATCAAAAGATTATTCGATATACCTCAATATGCTTTAGAAAAGTATCCTAAGCCGGACATGTTTGTTACCAAATATCAGGGCGAATGGAAAAAAACATCTACGCAAGAGTTTATAAATGAAGGAAATAAAATATCAAGAGGACTGTTAAAGCTAGGGATAAAACCTGGGGACAAAATTGCTCTTATCACTACAAATTCCCGTACAGAATGGGCCATTATGGATCTTGGACTTTCCCAGATCGGTGTGGTTTCCGTACCTGTTTACCCGAGTATTTCTCCGGAAGATTATGAATTTATTTTCACCAATGCCGAAATAAAATACTGTTTTGTTTCCGATAAAGATCTTTTGAATAAAGTAATGAAAGTGAAGCACAACATCCCTTCTTTACAGGGAATTTTCACTTTTGACAATATCAGCGGCGCTGCCAACTGGAAAGAAATCCTTGACCTTGGTGAAGACGATTCTACGCAAATCGAAGTGGAAGATCTTGCCAATACCATTAATTCTGAGGATTTGGCAACCATCATTTATACCTCCGGAACAACCGGAAAACCTAAAGGCGTAATGCTGACCCATCACAATATTGTCTCCAATATTTTAGGGTCAATGCCGAGAATTCCGAAGAGAAAAAGCCTTGATTACAAGGACACAAGAGTACTGAGCTTCCTTCCGATCTGTCATATTTTTGAAAGAATGCTTTTCTATCTTTTCCAATACAACGGTTTTTCAATTTATTTCGCAGAAAGCATTGAAAAAATGGGTGAAAACGTGAAAGAAGTAAAGCCACATTACATGAGCGTCGTTCCTAGACTGGTAGAAAAAGTGTATGATAAAATCTATGCTACAGGCTCTTCTGCAGGAGGTCTGAAACAAAAAATATTCTTCTGGGCCTTAAATTTAATCAGCAAAAAGAAAACTGTATCGAAACCATCCGGATTACAGGAAATCATTGCAGACAAATTGGTTTTCAAAAAATGGAGAGAAGGTTTAGGCGGCGAAATCATTACTTTAGTTTCAGGTTCTGCAGCTTTATCTACAAGGTTAAATTTAATGTTCCAAAACGCGGGAATTCCGATTCTGGAAGGTTATGGCCTTACGGAAACTTCACCCGTAATCTCAGTAAACAGCTTTGAGAAAATGAAGATCGGAACCGTTGGTCTGCCATTGGATAATCTTGATGTAAAAATTCAGGAAGATGGTGAAATCACAGTGAAAGGTCCTTCTATTTTCAAAGGTTATTTTAAAAATGATGAAATGACCAAAGAGGTATTTACAGAAGACGGATATTTCAAAACCGGAGACATCGGACATGTCGACAGTGACGGATTTTTACAAATCACAGATCGTAAAAAAGAAATGTTCAAGACTTCCGGCGGAAAATACATTGCCCCTCAAACCATTGAAAATCTGGCCAAAGCGTCTAAATTCATAGAGCAAATCATGGTCGTAGGTGACGGCGAAAAAATGCCGACAGCATTGATACAACCTGATTTTGAATTTGCTAAAAGCTGGGCCATGAGAAACAATTTAAACATCGGCTCCACTCCACAGGAAATTGCAAAAAGTCCTGAATTAAAAGAAAGAATCGAAAAAGAAATGGAAGGTATCAATGAACATCTTGGAAATTGGGAAAAAATCAAGAAAATTGAGCTGACACCGGAAGTCTGGAGTATTGATGCGGGACTTTTAACGCCTACTTTAAAGCTGAAAAGGAAAGCCATTAAAGAGAAATTTATTGATCTGTACAATAAGATGTATGAACATCATGAATAA
- a CDS encoding zinc ribbon domain-containing protein produces the protein MAKTNDISVEEKLRALYDLQIIDSRLDEIRNTRGELPIEVEDLEIEIEGLEKRAEKFHADIKDQDDQIKTKHEVINHAKTLIEKYKSQQDNVRNNKEFEALGKEIEYQELEIQLAEKRIKEFGAKIGHKNETLSELNTKIDELKNHLKFKKEELDGLISETQKEEEYLIEQSKEYAAKIDERLLASYNRIRTNSPNGLAVVGLERGAPKGSFFTIPPQKQMEIAQRKKIIIDEHSGKILVDDELVMEENERMKTVIKF, from the coding sequence ATGGCAAAAACCAACGATATTTCAGTTGAAGAGAAGTTAAGAGCTTTATACGATTTGCAGATCATTGATTCTAGATTGGACGAAATCCGAAATACAAGAGGAGAATTGCCAATCGAAGTAGAGGATCTTGAGATTGAAATCGAAGGTCTTGAAAAAAGAGCTGAAAAATTTCATGCAGATATCAAAGATCAAGACGATCAGATCAAAACAAAACATGAGGTTATCAACCATGCAAAAACTTTAATTGAAAAGTACAAGTCTCAACAGGATAATGTAAGAAACAATAAAGAGTTTGAAGCATTAGGTAAAGAAATTGAATATCAGGAACTTGAAATTCAACTTGCTGAAAAAAGAATCAAAGAATTCGGTGCTAAAATCGGTCACAAGAATGAAACATTAAGCGAATTGAATACAAAAATCGATGAGCTTAAAAATCACTTGAAATTCAAAAAAGAAGAATTAGACGGATTGATCTCTGAAACTCAAAAAGAAGAAGAATACCTGATCGAGCAGTCTAAAGAATATGCTGCAAAAATCGACGAAAGATTATTGGCTTCTTATAACAGAATCAGAACAAACTCTCCAAACGGTCTTGCTGTAGTAGGATTGGAAAGAGGTGCTCCGAAAGGATCTTTCTTCACAATTCCACCTCAAAAGCAAATGGAAATCGCTCAGAGAAAGAAGATCATTATCGATGAACATTCAGGGAAAATCCTTGTAGATGACGAATTGGTAATGGAAGAAAACGAAAGAATGAAAACTGTAATTAAATTCTAA
- a CDS encoding Nif3-like dinuclear metal center hexameric protein → MKLRSVISKIEERIQIHQAEDFDNVGLLCGSWDRDVSGILVCHDALENVVEEAIHKNCNLIVCFHPIIFSGLKSLTGKNYVERAVIKAIENKIAIYAVHTAFDNDFFGVNQGICNQLGLKNLKILQPKKDNLKQLTVFVPKDYSEKVKEALFTAGAGNIGFYDECSFTINGNGTFRPIEGSNPFSGQQNVRENADEDMISVIFEDYKQGQIVAAMKSAHPYEEVAHQIYSLDNTNHHSGLGMYGDFEEAMDEKDFLKMVKDKFGLEVIRHSDFNNKKIKRVGVLGGSGASGIRSAISKKCDAYLTGDVKYHDFFLAESKMLICDIGHFESEQFVTQQLFEILSQKFSTFAISKSIEKTNPVNYFI, encoded by the coding sequence ATGAAACTAAGATCTGTCATATCAAAGATTGAAGAAAGAATACAGATACACCAGGCGGAAGATTTTGATAACGTAGGATTGCTGTGCGGATCTTGGGACCGTGACGTGAGCGGAATTTTGGTATGCCACGATGCTTTGGAAAATGTGGTGGAGGAAGCTATTCATAAAAATTGCAACCTGATCGTATGTTTTCACCCGATTATTTTTTCAGGATTAAAATCTTTAACCGGGAAAAATTACGTTGAAAGAGCAGTGATAAAAGCCATTGAAAATAAAATTGCCATTTATGCAGTTCATACCGCTTTTGACAATGATTTTTTTGGGGTCAACCAGGGAATCTGCAATCAGTTGGGATTAAAAAACTTGAAAATTCTTCAGCCTAAAAAGGATAATTTAAAGCAGTTAACGGTTTTCGTGCCTAAAGATTATTCCGAAAAAGTAAAGGAAGCGCTTTTTACAGCCGGAGCAGGAAACATCGGTTTCTATGACGAATGCAGCTTTACCATCAACGGAAACGGAACTTTCAGACCCATTGAAGGCTCAAATCCTTTTTCCGGACAGCAAAATGTGAGAGAAAATGCCGATGAAGACATGATTTCGGTGATTTTTGAAGATTATAAACAAGGTCAAATCGTTGCAGCCATGAAATCTGCACATCCTTATGAAGAGGTTGCCCATCAGATCTACAGTTTAGACAACACCAATCACCACAGCGGATTGGGAATGTACGGCGATTTTGAAGAAGCGATGGACGAAAAAGATTTCCTGAAAATGGTGAAAGATAAATTCGGTCTGGAGGTAATAAGACACTCGGATTTTAACAATAAAAAGATTAAAAGAGTAGGGGTTTTGGGTGGTTCCGGAGCTAGCGGAATAAGGTCTGCCATTTCTAAAAAATGTGATGCATATCTTACAGGAGACGTCAAATATCACGATTTTTTCCTTGCCGAATCCAAAATGCTGATCTGTGATATAGGACATTTTGAGTCAGAACAATTTGTGACTCAACAATTATTTGAAATTTTATCACAAAAATTTAGTACATTTGCAATCTCAAAATCTATTGAGAAAACAAACCCGGTAAATTATTTCATTTAA